A genome region from Arachis duranensis cultivar V14167 chromosome 8, aradu.V14167.gnm2.J7QH, whole genome shotgun sequence includes the following:
- the LOC107462464 gene encoding trihelix transcription factor ENAP1 has protein sequence MGSPAEAPSPDAAPASSPPPPPPPTTTRPSPFPGREDCWSEEATSTLIDAWGSRYLSLSRGSLRQNHWQEVAAAVNAAHGHDPRHRRTDVQCKNRIDTLKKKYKVERARVSDSTAGDDDGDGRVYSGTWSFFHRIDSLIGDTYPLKKQSPPVKSSPRLKSPPAAKPSPPPWTVTPVGPRSGTKKRPAPMSSDDTYFRRKFSAFAAAAVAAAAAESEDSKGSSEKRRRVTKNDEEWEIGYRELAHAIEKVGEIYERVEAAKRKQMVELEKQRMQFAKDLECQRLKLFMETQLHIHKINNHSSNDAADSFS, from the coding sequence ATGGGATCCCCCGCCGAAGCACCATCTCCTGATGCCGCACCCGCAtcatctcctcctcctcctccgccGCCGACGACGACTCGGCCCTCACCGTTCCCCGGACGGGAAGACTGCTGGTCGGAGGAGGCCACCTCCACCCTCATCGACGCATGGGGTTCCCGTTACCTCTCCCTCAGCCGCGGCAGTCTCCGCCAAAATCACTGGCAGGAAGTCGCCGCTGCCGTCAACGCCGCCCACGGCCACGACCCGAGACACCGCCGCACCGATGTCCAGTGCAAGAACCGCATCGATACCCTCAAAAAGAAGTACAAGGTCGAGAGGGCTAGGGTTTCCGATTCCACCGCCGGCGACGATGACGGCGACGGACGCGTTTACTCCGGCACATGGTCTTTCTTCCACCGCATCGATTCTCTCATCGGAGACACGTATCCTTTGAAAAAGCAGTCCCCGCCGGTGAAATCCTCCCCTCGCCTTAAATCCCCTCCGGCGGCGAAGCCTTCGCCGCCGCCGTGGACGGTGACTCCGGTAGGTCCCCGATCCGGAACAAAGAAGCGACCTGCGCCGATGAGTTCCGATGACACTTATTTTCGCCGGAAGTTCTCGGCTTTTGCGGCCGCCGCGGTGGCGGCGGCTGCGGCGGAGAGTGAAGATTCAAAGGGGAGCAGCGAGAAGAGGAGAAGGGTAACAAAAAACGATGAAGAATGGGAAATTGGGTACCGAGAATTGGCACATGCTATTGAGAAAGTTGGTGAGATATATGAGAGAGTTGAAGCGGCGAAGAGGAAGCAAATGGTTGAGTTGGAGAAACAAAGGATGCAGTTTGCTAAGGATTTGGAGTGTCAGAGGTTGAAGCTGTTCATGGAGACTCAGCTTCACATACACAAGATCAATAATCACTCTTCTAATGATGCTGCTG